The Nothobranchius furzeri strain GRZ-AD chromosome 17, NfurGRZ-RIMD1, whole genome shotgun sequence nucleotide sequence TGTCATATCTACGTCATCCTGACAACTAGTCTGATCTCCTGTCGATGCAACAAGAAGTAATGAAACAAAATCACCACAGTGTGGTTCACTTGAATATATATagcaactctgtgtgtgtgtgtgcgtgcatgtgtgcgtgtcttACCAGATGGTGTGGGCTTGACGTAGCACTGAGCGTCTGACAGTGACACCAAAACCCAGAGCAGCAAAACTGGAGCCAAATATTTCTTCACGGAAATAAAATAACATAAATTACTCAGAAAACAATACAAACATTCAACATTTATTTGAAAAAATTTAAGTCAAACAAGGAAActgtgcaatttttttttactgcagctgCATTTTTGTCCtataacatttttttattttcaaaactCTGCTGTTACTCTTAATTTTTTCATCAACAAAACTCAACCTAAAAGACTGTTTATCAGGTAAAACTTACCATTATGGTTGTCGTGAGTCCAGACAACAACCAAAAGTTAGTTTTCTCCTTTATGAAACAAGGAGGTGGGACCTTGCAATAATGAGAACACACCACACAGCAGTGAGGGAATGCTCTGCAAAGAACTCAGAACCTTGAATATTTATACCCTTCATACCACCCTGATTGGAATGTACTTTTGTCTGTTTGCCCCACTATGTCAAATAACCTGAATTACAAGTTTATTATCTCTAATGTGTCTGCAGGCAGGGGCTAAACCCCACGGTCCCTCCCCATGTCTGTAGCAACAGCTTTCCACACCTTAACGTGCCCAGTGACCGATGACCCAGGGGCAAAGTGCATTGCTGCACTTTTCCAGTCGCTTAAGACATGAATTCCAGAAaaggatataaaataaaacattaacctTTTGTGTGCCTAACATATATTTTTCACCACAAACTCTATATGTTTTGACTAGCCATGGAATAATGAAGGCTTTTTAATTATCGTCCTCCTGAGTGCCTCTGACCCCTTTTTTTCTGTGGATCCCTCATCTGAATTACGCCAGAGGGTCTTATAATGTTTGACACCCAAGAAGCACTTTTGCTGTTTTTGACCACAAATTATAAGGTGGACTTTTCGGGACAGTTTATTAAAGGTTGTGAGTATGATGGTGTTTGGACCATTGAACTCAAACATTAAGGGATGTGTGCAGCAGAGGTCCAACAAAGATGAGAGGAGGTCCACAATCATTCCTCTGATCCTGATTTCTGTTTTTGTCACAGTCATCTAAACAGAAAGATCCTCAAACCCTGAATGAGTCTGCAAAACGTCCCTAGCTTGTGTTTTCTCTCTGCTTCTGAGTAGGAAGGGCGATGAAGAATGTTGCCGAAACACAAGAATTACCTACCTCTACACACCACCTAGTGGTATGCACCTAGTGGTGTATACCTGCTTTTAACTCTGAGAACATATGATTATCTACAGTCATGTTTTTACGAGACACACAGGAAAGAAAGAAATGTGTCTGCATGTGTTGAATATTCATATCTGGAGTCTGCTACACTACTAAGGGAGGGGAACTCTCTAAAGATGTTGGAAAGTTGGGAACAATGATTGGGGTCAAGCTAAAGTTTATCAAAGCATCTAACCCctctttactaatgtaaaataaaacctttaaaaaataaataggGTCAAAGGTTACATCAAAGAAGATGCCCTAGTTTTGTTGCAGTTACTTCATTTTGTTATTTGACAACAAAATTACACCACCACCGTTACATTGGTCTTTTATTTGCAGGTCCAAGTGCATTCATGTTTGCTGCAAGGTGCAAACTGAAAGCAATGACTAGATTTCTGATTGGCAAAATAAACATGAACCTTCCAAAACTTTATTTTAATGGACAAATCCCATCATCTTCAACTGTTATCCCACAGCAGAGAAAATTGGACAAATCTCTGATGGGTCGTTCTTCTTGTGCACGATGTATTCACACGCCTTTGGGTTGAACACAGACACACAGTCACTGGGGAACTGTGTTGGGGTATAATACCTGCAGttacataaaaatacattttaccaAGAGAATCTAACACAACACATGTCTTCATCTGACCCATGAAGTAGTCATTCTTACATACCCATAGCAACATGAGCCGCAGGTACAGTCCATGCATTTACTGTTTCTCCACTTTGACCCAACTGGATGCAACGTGTTGTCCATATCATCCCGACAGTGAGTCTGACCGCCTGTCGGTGtaacaagaaaaaataaatcactgtcatagtgtgtgtgtgtgtgtgtgtatgtgtgtgtgtgtgtgtgtgtgtgtgtgtgtgtgtgtgtgtgtgtgtgtgtgtgtgtaccagggGGCAAGGGCTTGAAGAAGCACTGAGCGTTTGACAGTGACACCAAACACCAGAGCAGCAAAACTGGAGCCAAATATTTCTTCACAGGAATGAAATCACAAGAATTACTCAGCAGACAGTTGGAGCGTTCAACGTTTTTGAGTCCAAAAGTTCAAAATAGTTAGGAAAAAACAAAtttgttaaaaatgtttaaactatGGTTACATTTAACACATTTTCTACAGTTCCTCTCCATCTTGTCATCAACTAAAACACTATTTGTCAGTTACAACTCACCATTGTGGCTGTCCTTCTAGCAGAGTTCAGGTCAAACACTCTGCTGGGTGTTTTGGGACAGTCTCTTTTAAAGATAGTGAGTACAGGGGGGGCGTTTGGACTATTGGACAGCAAGGGGCAATTACACTAGGACTTATTTGAATAGGTatcacaactgtgtgtgtgtgtgtgtgtgtgtgtgtgtgtgtgtgtgtgtgcgtgcgcgcgtgcgtgcgtgctgggGGTACTTTAACCCTTGAAAGCCCAAACCCTTTGAATTAGAAGACAGATTGGAATAAATATATCAAAATGTAGaaatgaattaaataaaatgAAGAAGTAGAATCATTTTAGATATATGTATTGATAAAATGCCACTTGGGGTTTTCAATCTTGAATATTTGACTCAAGAAGCAATTTTGCAAATGTTTGAAATGGGTTGTGACACTAGTGTCACCATGGGTCCTTAAGGGTCAATTTCATTGGTCATCTGTGTTTCGAGCCAAATCCTTCTTCAAAAAACAGTTTTAAGCTACTTTAGAAAaatcaaacaaagaaacaaagagcgagtcacccccaaatcaacattcttTACTGaccaactatataaatgagtgtctattagcgctgcagacatgtgtagtcttggtgtcttatttaaaatgaaaatatttagtttaaaacATTCCGTTAACTCTGCACTAAATTTAAAGTTGAATGGTCCAAAtgtgatcaggtctctgctttttgcagacaatgtggttctgttggcttcatcagatcaTCCTCTTAggctttcactggagcagttcgcagccgcacgggaagcagctgggatgacaaaTAGCTcatgggacgaggtcctgccccaagtggaggactttgagtatctcggggtcttgttcatgagtgagggaaagatggagcacaagatcgaTAAGCAGATTGGTGCCCTGTCTGCAGTTGTGAGGCCTGAGCTAGAAGGCCTTTGAGCTagcaagctctcgatttaccggtcgatctaggtTCCTACCcttatctatggtcatgagctaataggtaatgaccaaaagaatgagattgca carries:
- the LOC139063778 gene encoding beta-microseminoprotein-like: MKYLAPVLLLWCLVSLSNAQCFFKPLPPGGQTHCRDDMDNTLHPVGSKWRNSKCMDCTCGSCCYGYYTPTQFPSDCVSVFNPKACEYIVHKKNDPSEICPIFSAVG